From the genome of Adlercreutzia equolifaciens DSM 19450:
TCTGCACGCTTTCTTCCTATGAGAACGGCACGAAGATGTGCTCGTGCGTCGATGCCTGCCTGACCGGTGCTCGCATCTTCGGGGATCTGGACGATTCCGATAGCGAGATTTCCAAGGAAATCGCGCGTACGGGTGCGGCCCCCATCGCCGGTGATCTGACCCGCGCCAAGATCTATTACGTGAGGTGATTGACATGATCTACGAACCCATTTGGGGCGCCATCATCGCGTGGTACCTCTTCCTGGCCGGCTTGGGCGGCGGTGCGTTCGCAACGGCAGTGTTCGTTCGCTATCGCCACCCGGAGTGTAAGCGCCTCATGCGCGTCGGCCGCCTCATCGCGCCGATCGTGGTCATCATCGGTCTGTGCTTGTTGATGTTCGACGCTGCCGCGGGCTTCGCCCATCCGCTGCGCTTCGCGCTTCTGCTTACGAACTTCGGATCGGTAATGACCTGGGGCGTGGTGTTTCTGGCGGTGTTCGTGGTCGTCGCGCTCATCGTGCTGGTGCTTGATTTGATGAAGCGCGAGGTGCCGATGTGGCTCGATTGCGTGGGGCTCGTCATGGGCCTGTGCGTCGCCATTTACACCGGCTGCCTGCTCGGCGTGTGCCAGGGATTCCCCCTGTGGAACAGCGCGCTTCTGCCGATTCTGTTCCTCGTGTCCGCCGTGTCCACCGGCATGGCCGCGGTGCTGCTCGTCGGCGTGTTCTACGCGCCTGACGAGTTCAACGAGGTCGTCGTCATGAAGAAGTTCCACTTCTGGCTGCCCGTCATCGAGTTCGTGCTGGTTGCCGCGCTGCTGTTCATCACGGCGTTCAACCCCAGCCCCGCCGGCTGGGAGAGCGTGATGTCGCTGGTGGCGGGCAATTGGGCCGTCGCGTTCTGGCTCTTGTTCGTCATCGTGGGCCTGGTGCTCCCGACGATTCTGGAGTGCTGGATGCTGTGGCTGGCCAAGCACGAGTTCGAGACCTCGCGCACGGGCCAGATGATCAGCGCGCTATCGGACGCGGGCGTGCTCGTCGGCGGCTTCATGCTGCGTCTGCTCATCGTGAGCGCGGCGGTGCCGATCACGATCATTCAGCCTTGGATGCTGTAAGTTCTTGCGATACCCACTCCTTGCAAAAGGCGGCCTTAGGGCCGCCTTTCTTGTGGGACGGCTCGGCAATTTTGTTTCGCGGCCTTGAAGGGAGCAGGTTTCGGAGAGGGCGGCTGCGGAAGGGTGCAGCTGCGGGAGGGTGCAGCTGCGGAAAGGGGGAGGGGTGGTTTTAGACCTGGATGTGGTACGTTTCGACGAGCCATTCTTCGAGGCAGAGGCCGCTTTGCGTTATGGCGGAGGCGGCCTCCTTGCCGACGTAGCGGTAGTGCCAGGGCTCGTAACCGATGCCGGTTGTGGCGCTTTTGTCCGTGGGGTAGCGCAGGATGAAGCCGTATTCGGCGCAATGGATCATGAGCCATTGCTGGGTGGCCGTCTCTTCCTGGCCTTCGTCCAGTTCCAGATAGTCAGCGTCCACGATGTCGACGGCGAGACCGGTCTGGTGCTCGCTGGCACCTGGAGGTGCCACCCAGAACGCGGCAGCCTCCTCGGCTTCGGTGCCTTCCAGATGCTCCTCGCGCTCGGCTCGCTCGATGCGGTTTTCGAAGAGATTCTCCTGGTAGTCGTAGGTGCGGAAAGAGGAGCAGATGATGGGATGTGTGCCGGCGGCCTCGGCAGCCGTGAGCATGGCCGCGAGGTCTTCAACGATGCGGGCGTCCACTCGGTGGTTGACGTGGGGCTCCACCCAGCTTGCGTCGGGCAGCTCGGCCAAGTTGTTGGGCTCGAAGTCGGCGTCGAGGGGGTGCTCTCGGTTCACGAGGCGC
Proteins encoded in this window:
- the nrfD gene encoding NrfD/PsrC family molybdoenzyme membrane anchor subunit, whose translation is MIYEPIWGAIIAWYLFLAGLGGGAFATAVFVRYRHPECKRLMRVGRLIAPIVVIIGLCLLMFDAAAGFAHPLRFALLLTNFGSVMTWGVVFLAVFVVVALIVLVLDLMKREVPMWLDCVGLVMGLCVAIYTGCLLGVCQGFPLWNSALLPILFLVSAVSTGMAAVLLVGVFYAPDEFNEVVVMKKFHFWLPVIEFVLVAALLFITAFNPSPAGWESVMSLVAGNWAVAFWLLFVIVGLVLPTILECWMLWLAKHEFETSRTGQMISALSDAGVLVGGFMLRLLIVSAAVPITIIQPWML